Proteins encoded in a region of the Kryptolebias marmoratus isolate JLee-2015 linkage group LG14, ASM164957v2, whole genome shotgun sequence genome:
- the nup188 gene encoding nucleoporin NUP188 homolog, producing the protein MAESELSVRSCRELWTILLGRSALREPAQIEGELDRHWDRLHQGLSYYKPPSSTSAGKVKDNKDVAQPLKDFGLRISKLLNLDQQQSVQLLQCYLQEDYRGTRDSLKVVLKDERQSQALLIKIADYYYEERMCLLRCVLLLLTYFQDERHPYRAEYSNCVNKLEKDLVSNYQSQFESLFKAEAPTWETHGNLMTERQVSRWFLQCLREQSLLLEILFLYYAYFEMSPSDLLNFTRMFKEQGFGLRQTNRHLVDKSMDALVDRIGYLSSLILVEGMDIDFLHKCALEDCTEQHQFSSAPNIIKEMDQLLLTFGDIPHHGPVLLGWVLLRHTLRPDESNPVIRRIGNTALQLGVFKYLSTMLKGLGVSGNNCTASTAKMCIYGLLSFVITSFEEESLQSDGVETQSSHLIDAACEVLSAPSLAEVFWEMKPNMGLGMILDSVVGMFPHKIGPLLQLLTALVSNKSTVKKVYNFLDKMSFYTQVYKHKPNDIISKDDETLWRRQTPKLLYPLGTGQTNLWMPQGVLGQVMIAGEQGYMVRWDYSYSSWTLFTCEVEMLLHVVSTADVLAHCARVKPILDLVHKVISIDWTVSDCLLPLTSRIYMLLQRLTSVINPPVDVIASCVNCLSVLAARMPVKVWSSLQHTGFLPFASSLLTNMSQCISAEGMKAGNYGNLLVQIEQPRGEYAVTIAFLRLITTLVKGQLGSTQNKGLIPCVLLVLKEMLPTYHKWRYNTYGVRERIGCSILELIHAILNLSPEGEDQGSTPTLQSLCIYSLANTEAGQAVVNIMAVGVDTIDLVLAAQPSSCGSEGPGQVLIQTVKLAFSVTNNVIRLKPPSDAVSPLEQALTQHGGHGNNLIVVLAKYIYHKHDPALPRLAIQLLKRLATVAPMSVYACLGSDAAAIRDAFLTRLQSKTEDMRIKVMILEFLTVAVETQPGLIELFLNLEVKDGNEGVKEFLLGEWSCLHVVLDLIDSKQQGKYWCPPLLHRAALAFLLALWQDRRDSAISVLHTKERFWENLSTPLFGTLIPPSDTTEPCVLEACAFVMKIIGLEIYYVVSGSLEQSLKDGLQKFSNARRYEYWSQYVKSLVCHVAESEDEGICYFSETQMLISAWRMLLILSTSHADVMHLTEDSTKMKLFMDVLDGTKAVLTTPTSVPCLRLGSMMATLLLILLKQWKSVVAAAPDILSPLSLILESVLQTDQQMMEKTKAKIFSALISVLQIQGLNGGDISQLPQLLLSVCETVKDEALALIDSTRHMRQMEDAVEHEDSMETDSPWGPQKDQRDGVCVLALHLAKELCRTDEDGEHWVSVMRKVPVLPSVLSAVELSLRSKQNLYFTEAALHLLLTLARTPQGAAAVAGGGVIQTICLPLLSIYEVSSNGASQSFSRKSQDSACWPGVYRLCMSLMESLLKTLRYNFINEALDFVGVHQERILQCLNAVRTVQSLACLDEADHTVGFLLQLSSFCKEWQFHLPNLLRDVQVNLCYLCQTCTYLLHSKKMLHHYLQAKNGEALPPGPLPRAQQPPQTLTKEAAGGGDREEAEQKALLAVQCSLLKILSKTLATLQHFTPDCCQILLDQCIDLAEYRTMFVLSFTTPAFDPDVAPSFGTLLATINVAVSMLSEMEKKKEPASLSIVSLVSSEEIQALKSLLMFTMENCFYVLISQAVRCLKDSSILPRDKQRLKQELSSELSTLLSSLSRHFRRGSPSSPASGLLPSIQSKPSTPGSKASHEGQEPIIQLVQAFVRLVQR; encoded by the exons ATGGCGGAATCGGAGTTGAGCGTCAG GAGCTGTCGAGAATTATGGACCATTTTACTGGGGAGATCTGCATTGAGAGAGCCG GCTCAGATTGAAGGAGAGCTCGACAGACACTGGGACAGACTGCATCAAGGACTCAGTTACTACAAGCCACCCAG CTCAACCTCTGCTGGGAAAGTGAAAGacaacaaagatgttgcacagcCACTGAAAGACTTTGGTTTGAGGATTAGTAAATTATTG AATCTCGATCAGCAGCAGAGTGTGCAGCTTTTACAGTGCTATCTACAGGAGGACTACAGAGGAACTCGTGACTCATTAAAG GTTGTTCTGAAGGATGAGCGGCAGAGCCAGGCACTTCTGATTAAG ATTGCTGACTATTACTATGAGGAGCGCATGTGTCTGCTCAGATGTGTTCTCCTCCTGCTGACGTACTTTCAGGATGAGCGACATCCTTATCGG GCGGAGTACAGTAACTGTGTCAATAAGCTGGAGAAGGACCTGGTGAGCAACTATCAGTCACAGTTTGAAAGTCTCTTCAAAGCCGAGGCGCCAACATGGGAAACTCACGGCAACCTCATG acGGAGAGGCAGGTTTCCCGGTGGTTCCTGCAGTGTTTGAGAGAACAGTCTCTGTTACTGGAGATCCTCTTTCTGTATTACGCTTACTTTGAGATGAGCCCGTCCGACCTTCTAAACTTTACCAGAATGTTCAAAGAGCAGGGCTTTGGTTTGCGGCAGACCAACAGACACCTGGTAGACAAGAGCATGGACGCTCTGGTTGACCGGATCGG ATACTTGAGCTCTCTCATCCTGGTTGAGGGAATGGACATAGACTTCCTTCATAAGTGTGCTCTGGAGGACTGTACAGAACAGCACCAGTTTTCTTCTGCCCCCAACATCATTAAG GAGATggatcagctgctgctgacttTCGGTGACATTCCTCATCATGGACCCGTGTTGTTGGGCTGGGTGCTGCTGAGACACACACTCAGACCAGACGAGTCCAACCCCGTGATCAGGAGGATCGGCAACACGGCGCTGCAGCTCGGCGTCTTCAAGTACCTGTCAACCATGCTGAAGGGCCTCGGAGTGTCAGGGAATAAT TGCACAGCCAGCACAgcaaaaatgtgtatttatggCCTCCTCTCATTTGTGATCACCTCCTTTGAAGAAGAAAGCCTACAG AGTGACGGTGTGGAAACGCAGAGCTCTCACCTGATCGATGCTGCCTGTGAAGTTCTCTCTGCTCCCAGTTTGGCTGAAGTCTTCTGGGAAATG AAGCCAAACATGGGACTGGGGATGATCCTGGACAGTGTAGTTGGTATGTTCCCTCATAAGATAGGacctctgctgcagcttctcacTGCACTTGTGTCAAACAAGTCGActgtaaaaaag GTGTACAACTTCTTggataaaatgtctttttacaCACAAGTTTACAAACATAAGCCCAATGACATCATCTCGAAGGATGATGAGACGCTGTGGAGGAGACAGACTCCAAAGCTCCTCTACCCTCTGG GCACGGGGCAGACTAACCTGTGGATGCCACAGGGGGTGCTAGGCCAGGTGATGATCGCAGGGGAACAGGGCTACATGGTGCGCTGGGACTACTCCTACAGCTCCTGGACTCTGTTCACCTGTGAGGTGGAGATGCTGCTCCATGTTGTTTCAACCGCAG atGTTCTAGCTCACTGTGCTCGTGTGAAGCCCATCCTGGATCTGGTCCATAAGGTCATTAGCATAGACTGGACTGTGTCGGACTGTTTGCTGCCTCTCACATCACGCATCTACATGTTGCTGCAGAG GCTAACGTCAGTCATCAACCCTCCGGTGGATGTGATCGCCTCCTGTGTGAACTGCCTGTCTGTCCTGGCTGCAAGGATGCCAGTGAAG GTGTGGTCCAGTCTCCAACACACTGGCTTCCTCCCTTTTGCCTCCAGCCTTTTAACCAACATGTCTCAGTGCATCAG tgcTGAGGGAATGAAGGCGGGAAACTACGGCAACCTGTTGGTCCAGATTGAGCAGCCCAGGGGGGAGTACGCTGTGACGATTGCCTTCCTTCGGCTCATTACCACCCTGGTTAAG GGTCAGCTTGGTAGCACCCAGAACAAAGGGCTGATCCCCTGTGTGCTGCTGGTGTTGAAGGAGATGCTGCCCACCTACCACAAGTGGCGCTACAACACCTACGGAGTTAGAGAGAGAATag gTTGTTCGATTTTGGAGCTGATTCACGCCATTCTCAATCTGAGTCCGGAAGGAGAGGACCAGGGCAG CACTCCCACCCTGCAGTCTCTGTGCATCTACAGTCTGGCAAACACCGAAGCCGGACAGGCTGTCGTCAACATCATGGCGGTCGGAGTGGACACCATAGACCTGGTCCTGGCTGCTCAGCCCAGCAG CTGTGGCTCTGAGGGTCCTGGTCAGGTCCTGATCCAGACAGTCAAACTGGCCTTTTCTGTCACAAACAACGTTATTCGCCTGAAGCCACCATCGGATGCGGTGTCCCCCCTGGAGCAGGCGCTGACGCAGCACGGCGGTCACGGCAACAACCTCATAGTTGTCTTGGCCAAATATATTTACCACAAACATGATCCAGCACTACCTCGACTCGCGATCCAACTCCTCAAAAGGCTCGCCACA GTGGCTCCCATGTCAGTCTACGCCTGCCTTGGCAGTGACGCAGCAGCCATCAGAGATGCCTTCCTCACTCGGCTGCAGAGTAAGACAGAAGACATGAGGATCAAGGTGATGATCTTGGAGTTCCTCACTGTTGCTGTGGAAACCCAGCCCGGCCTCATTGAGCTCTTCCTCAACCTGGAAGTGAAAGATGGAAATGAAGGAGTGAAG GAGTTCCTGCTGGGCGAGTGGAGTTGTCTTCACGTGGTGTTGGAtctgattgactccaaacagcaGGGCAAATACTGGTGCCCCCCACTTCTCCACCGGGCAGCCCTGGCCTTCCTCCTGGCCCTTTGGCAGGATCGCAGAGATAGTGCTATCTCGGTTCTTCACACCAA AGAAAGATTTTGGGAGAATTTATCAACACCTCTTTTTGGAACCCTTATCCCTCCTTCAGACACCACAGAG CCCTGCGTCTTGGAGGCCTGCGCGTTTGTCATGAAAATCATTGGCCTGGAGATTTACTATGTTGTCAG CGGTTCCCTGGAGCAGTCTCTGAAGGATGGGCTTCAAAAGTTCTCAAACGCACGACGCTATGAGTACTGGTCCCAGTACGTCAAGTCGCTGGTGTGCCACGTGGCGGAGTCAGAGGACGAGGGCATCTGCTACTTCTCAGAGACGCAGATGTTGATCTCTGCTTGGCGGATGCTGCTGATTCTCTCCACGAGCCAC gCTGATGTGATGCACCTAACTGAGGACTCCACCAAGATGAAACTTTTTATGGATGTCCTTGATGGGACTAAGGCTGTT CTGACCACACCCACGTCCGTGCCTTGTCTTCGTCTTGGATCCATGATGGCGACTCTGCTGCTTATCCTGCTCAAACAGTGGAAAAG TGTCGTAGCAGCAGCTCCAGACATCCTGTCTCCTCTCTCTCTGATCCTGGAAAGCGTCCTACAAACCGACCAACAGATGATGGAGAAGACCAAAGCCAAAATCTTCTCTGCACTCATCTCTGTGCTGCAAATTCAGGGACTCAATG GTGGAGATATTTCCCAGCTGccccagctgctgctgtctgtgtgcGAGACGGTTAAAGACGAGGCGCTGGCGCTCATCGACAGCACACGTCACATGAGACAGATGGAGGACGCGGTGGAGCATGAGGACAGCATGGAGACGGATTCTCCTTGGGGTCCACAGAAGGACCAGAGAGACGGG GTGTGCGTTTTAGCGCTCCACCTGGCGAAGGAGCTGTGTCGCACCGACGAGGACGGCGAGCACTGGGTGTCAGTGATGAGGAAGGTCCCGGTCCTGCCCTCGGTGCTGAGCGCTGTGGAGCTCAGCCTGCGCTCCAAACAAAACCTTTACTTCACAGAGGCTGCTCTTCATCTGCTGCTCACGCTGGCTCGTACTCCTCAG GGGGCAGCAGCAGTTGCAGGAGGCGGAGTCATCCAAACCATCTGCCTCCCTCTTCTGAGCATATATGAGGTGTCATCAAACGGTGCATCACAG AGTTTCTCTCGAAAGTCCCAGGACTCCGCCTGCTGGCCGGGTGTGTATCGCCTCTGCATGTCTTTAATGGAGAGTCTTCTCAAGACTCTGCGCTACAACTTCATCAATGAAGCCCTGGACTTTGTCGGAGTGCATCAGGAGCGTATATTACAG TGTCTGAACGCGGTTCGCACAGTGCAGAGCCTCGCCTGTTTGGACGAGGCGGATCACACAGTTGGattcctgctgcagctctccAGCTTCTGTAAGGAGTGGCAGTTCCACCTGCCCAATCTGCTCAGAGACGTGCAG GTAAACCTGTGTTACCTGTGCCAGACCTGCACATATCTGCTCCACAGTAAGAAGATGCTCCATCACTATCTCCAG gCCAAGAACGGTGAGGCCTTGCCCCCTGGTCCCCTCCCCAGGGCTCAGCAGCCGCCTCAGACCCTGACTAaagaagcagcaggaggaggggaCAGAGAAGAGGCCGAGCAGAAAGCCCTGCTGGCCGTGCAGTGCAGCCTTCTGAAGATCCTCAGTAAAACTCTGGCAACTCTGCAGCACTTCACTCCAGACTGCTGCCAGATACTCCTGGACCAG tgtatAGACCTGGCTGAGTACAGGACCATGTTTGTGCTCAGCTTCACAACCCCTGCATTTGACCCCGATGTGGCCCCGTCGTTTGGGACCCTGCTGGCCACCATTAATGTGGCTGTGAGCATGCTGAGCGAG atggagaagaagaaggagccAGCTTCCCTGAGCATAGTTTCCCTGGTTTCATCAGAGGAGATCCAGGCTCTGAA
- the phyhd1 gene encoding phytanoyl-CoA dioxygenase domain-containing protein 1 isoform X3 produces MSLRQLPQRSQPWFLHVFQSHCCLKRRALVCPGLQARQLICVNVLSLQGNADYFITSGDKICFFFEKDVFDDKGEFTVPKQQSLNKVGHALHELEPLYKKVTHSAKVQGIARKLGLVNPVILQSMYIFKQPRIGGEVTPHQDATFLHTEPLGRVLGFWVALEDATVNNGCLWFIPGSHSSGISRRMVRTPKGTYPLTDFVGRERAYDKEKFVAAPVKKGGAVLIHGEVVHRSAENTSEDSRHVYAFHLMEALDTRWSPENWLQPTEELPFPPLYTK; encoded by the exons ATGAGTCTGAGGCAGCTTCCACAGAGGAGTCAGCCGTGGTTTCTTCACGTTTTTCAATCCCATTGCTGCTTAAAGAG GAGAGCGCTGGTCTGTCCCGGTCTCCAGGCGCGTCAGCTGATCTGTGTCAATGTTCTGTCCCTGCAGGGGAACGCCGATTATTTCATCACGAGCGGAGATAAGATCTGCTTCTTCTTCGAGAAGGACGTTTTCGACGACAAAG GAGAGTTTACCGTACCAAAGCAGCAGTCGCTCAATAAAGTGGGACATG CACTACACGAGCTGGAGCCGTTATATAAGAAGGTCACACATTCAGCCAAAGTTCAG GGCATAGCCAGGAAGCTGGGTCTGGTTAATCCTGTCATACTGCAGAGCATGTACATCTTTAAG cAACCAAGAATTGGAGGAGAAG TGACGCCACACCAGGACGCCACCTTCCTCCACACGGAGCCTCTGGGCAGAGTTCTGGGATTCTGGGTCGCCCTGGAGGACGCCACCGTTAACAACGGCTGCCTGTGGTTCATCCCGGGGTCGCACAGTA GTGGGATCTCCCGCCGCATGGTGCGCACCCCGAAGGGAACCTATCCGCTGACGGACTTCGTCGGCAGAGAGCGTGCGTACGACAAAGAGAAGTTTGTAGCCGCCCCggttaaaaaag GTGGCGCGGTCCTGATCCACGGGGAGGTGGTGCATCGAAGCGCCGAAAACACGTCGGAGGACTCCCGCCACGTCTACGCCTTCCACCTCATGGAGGCCCTGGACACCCGCTGGAGCCCGGAGAACTG GTTGCAGCCCACGGAGGAGCTCCCATTCCCGCCTCTGTACACCAAATGA
- the phyhd1 gene encoding phytanoyl-CoA dioxygenase domain-containing protein 1 isoform X2, whose product MCRREDGYVVLDGLLTSQECDELRQRMTQIVDRMDVPRHCRTTFSTYHDQQLREQGNADYFITSGDKICFFFEKDVFDDKGEFTVPKQQSLNKVGHALHELEPLYKKVTHSAKVQGIARKLGLVNPVILQSMYIFKQPRIGGEVTPHQDATFLHTEPLGRVLGFWVALEDATVNNGCLWFIPGSHSSGISRRMVRTPKGTYPLTDFVGRERAYDKEKFVAAPVKKGGAVLIHGEVVHRSAENTSEDSRHVYAFHLMEALDTRWSPENWLQPTEELPFPPLYTK is encoded by the exons ATGTGCAGAAG GGAGGACGGGTACGTGGTTCTGGACGGGCTGCTGACCTCCCAGGAGTGTGACGAGCTGAGGCAGAGAATGACGCAGATTGTGGACAGGATGGACGTCCCCAGGCACTGCCGCACCACTTTCTCCACCTACCACGACCAGCAGCTCCGCGAACAG GGGAACGCCGATTATTTCATCACGAGCGGAGATAAGATCTGCTTCTTCTTCGAGAAGGACGTTTTCGACGACAAAG GAGAGTTTACCGTACCAAAGCAGCAGTCGCTCAATAAAGTGGGACATG CACTACACGAGCTGGAGCCGTTATATAAGAAGGTCACACATTCAGCCAAAGTTCAG GGCATAGCCAGGAAGCTGGGTCTGGTTAATCCTGTCATACTGCAGAGCATGTACATCTTTAAG cAACCAAGAATTGGAGGAGAAG TGACGCCACACCAGGACGCCACCTTCCTCCACACGGAGCCTCTGGGCAGAGTTCTGGGATTCTGGGTCGCCCTGGAGGACGCCACCGTTAACAACGGCTGCCTGTGGTTCATCCCGGGGTCGCACAGTA GTGGGATCTCCCGCCGCATGGTGCGCACCCCGAAGGGAACCTATCCGCTGACGGACTTCGTCGGCAGAGAGCGTGCGTACGACAAAGAGAAGTTTGTAGCCGCCCCggttaaaaaag GTGGCGCGGTCCTGATCCACGGGGAGGTGGTGCATCGAAGCGCCGAAAACACGTCGGAGGACTCCCGCCACGTCTACGCCTTCCACCTCATGGAGGCCCTGGACACCCGCTGGAGCCCGGAGAACTG GTTGCAGCCCACGGAGGAGCTCCCATTCCCGCCTCTGTACACCAAATGA
- the dolk gene encoding dolichol kinase → MQINPVLVESAVVLAVVLCVHMAVWNQHSWCSVALVIQAFYVQHKWDRLLKSGAAVFQFRPAANSGIVPASMVMPLLGLVLREKCSASGNVYFERFSMVVTITGMMLALFLSLIALGITRPVPTNSCVVAGLAGGAILYTTKQTLTVSEVIEVLEVLLIFVYLSLIVLYLLPRCFTPGEALLIVGGISFIVNQLIKRSLNLSEVKGDPANYFLPVVVVGSLLLGVFFALLFCFMESETWVSSLFFHMMTAVLVLGILMPWLSLFIGRHPIMWLLDFLTLNDRRLCLLGYWVFLAVLATCVVLHQNYQRQSGSKKHQASTVVRKYFHLIVVATFVPGLIYDRQLLHVASVGCLAVFLFLEYVRYFRIRPLGQLLRQLLTLFLDERDSGPLILTHVYLLLGMSLPIWLFPGPCAPKGVLPGAGGLVPYAGVLAVGIGDTVASVFGSTMGEIRWPGTKKTLEGTATSVFAQIIAVVMFLIFDGSINLNSTYSWIVGSITLVALLEAYTSQIDNLLLPLYLFVLLLL, encoded by the coding sequence ATGCAGATAAACCCGGTGCTAGTGGAGTCCGCCGTGGTTCTGGCAGTGGTGCTGTGCGTCCACATGGCGGTGTGGAACCAGCACTCCTGGTGCAGCGTGGCCCTCGTCATTCAGGCTTTCTACGTCCAGCACAAATGGGACCGCCTGCTCAAGTCCGGCGCGGCAGTGTTCCAGTTCCGCCCGGCGGCCAACAGCGGCATCGTCCCAGCCTCCATGGTGATGCCGCTGCTGGGTCTGGTGCTGAGGGAGAAGTGCTCGGCCTCAGGGAACGTCTACTTTGAGCGCTTCTCCATGGTGGTCACCATCACGGGCATGATGCTGGCCCTGTTCCTCTCGCTGATCGCGCTGGGCATCACCCGACCTGTACCTACCAACTCCTGTGTGGTCGCGGGACTGGCCGGCGGTGCAATCCTCTACACCACCAAGCAGACCCTGACGGTGTCAGAGGTCATCGAGGTCTTGGAGGTGCTGCTGATCTTCGTTTACCTCAGCCTGATCGTCCTGTACTTGCTGCCGCGCTGCTTCACGCCCGGAGAGGCGCTCCTCATTGTCGGCGGGATCAGCTTCATCGTGAACCAGCTCATCAAGCGCTCCCTGAACCTGTCAGAGGTCAAAGGAGATCCGGCGAACTACTTCCTgccggtggtggtggtgggctCGCTGTTGCTGGGGGTCTTCTTCGCTCTGCTCTTCTGCTTCATGGAGTCCGAGACTTGGGTGTCGTCCCTCTTCTTCCACATGATGACGGCCGTCCTGGTGCTGGGGATCCTGATGCCGTGGCTGTCCTTGTTCATCGGCCGGCACCCCATCATGTGGCTGTTGGACTTCCTCACACTGAACGACAGGAGACTCTGTTTGCTGGGCTACTGGGTGTTTCTGGCGGTTCTGGCCACTTGCGTCGTGTTGCACCAGAACTACCAGCGCCAGTCGGGATCCAAGAAGCACCAGGCCTCAACTGTGGTCCGGAAGTACTTCCACCTGATCGTAGTGGCCACGTTTGTTCCGGGCCTGATCTACGACCGGCAGCTGCTCCACGTGGCGTCCGTGGGCTGCCTGGCGGTCTTCTTGTTCTTGGAGTACGTGCGCTACTTCCGCATCAGGCCCCTCGGTCAGCTGCTCAGGCAGCTGCTCACCTTGTTCCTGGACGAACGGGACTCCGGGCCCCTCATCCTCACCCACGTTTACCTGCTGCTGGGCATGTCGCTGCCCATCTGGCTGTTTCCGGGCCCTTGCGCCCCCAAGGGGGTTCTGCCCGGCGCAGGTGGCCTGGTGCCCTACGCCGGAGTGCTGGCCGTGGGAATTGGCGACACGGTGGCGTCGGTGTTCGGCAGCACCATGGGGGAGATCCGTTGGCCCGGCACGAAGAAGACCTTGGAAGGGACGGCGACGTCGGTGTTCGCCCAGATCATCGCCGTGGTGATGTTCCTGATCTTCGACGGCAGCATCAACCTGAACTCCACCTACTCGTGGATTGTGGGCTCCATCACTCTGGTGGCCCTGCTGGAAGCCTACACCTCCCAAATAGACAACCTCCTGCTCCCTCTCTACCTCtttgtcctgctgctgctttga
- the phyhd1 gene encoding phytanoyl-CoA dioxygenase domain-containing protein 1 isoform X1 codes for MDFMTDRDVQKYREDGYVVLDGLLTSQECDELRQRMTQIVDRMDVPRHCRTTFSTYHDQQLREQGNADYFITSGDKICFFFEKDVFDDKGEFTVPKQQSLNKVGHALHELEPLYKKVTHSAKVQGIARKLGLVNPVILQSMYIFKQPRIGGEVTPHQDATFLHTEPLGRVLGFWVALEDATVNNGCLWFIPGSHSSGISRRMVRTPKGTYPLTDFVGRERAYDKEKFVAAPVKKGGAVLIHGEVVHRSAENTSEDSRHVYAFHLMEALDTRWSPENWLQPTEELPFPPLYTK; via the exons ATGGATTTCATGACGGATCGGGATGTGCAGAAG TACAGGGAGGACGGGTACGTGGTTCTGGACGGGCTGCTGACCTCCCAGGAGTGTGACGAGCTGAGGCAGAGAATGACGCAGATTGTGGACAGGATGGACGTCCCCAGGCACTGCCGCACCACTTTCTCCACCTACCACGACCAGCAGCTCCGCGAACAG GGGAACGCCGATTATTTCATCACGAGCGGAGATAAGATCTGCTTCTTCTTCGAGAAGGACGTTTTCGACGACAAAG GAGAGTTTACCGTACCAAAGCAGCAGTCGCTCAATAAAGTGGGACATG CACTACACGAGCTGGAGCCGTTATATAAGAAGGTCACACATTCAGCCAAAGTTCAG GGCATAGCCAGGAAGCTGGGTCTGGTTAATCCTGTCATACTGCAGAGCATGTACATCTTTAAG cAACCAAGAATTGGAGGAGAAG TGACGCCACACCAGGACGCCACCTTCCTCCACACGGAGCCTCTGGGCAGAGTTCTGGGATTCTGGGTCGCCCTGGAGGACGCCACCGTTAACAACGGCTGCCTGTGGTTCATCCCGGGGTCGCACAGTA GTGGGATCTCCCGCCGCATGGTGCGCACCCCGAAGGGAACCTATCCGCTGACGGACTTCGTCGGCAGAGAGCGTGCGTACGACAAAGAGAAGTTTGTAGCCGCCCCggttaaaaaag GTGGCGCGGTCCTGATCCACGGGGAGGTGGTGCATCGAAGCGCCGAAAACACGTCGGAGGACTCCCGCCACGTCTACGCCTTCCACCTCATGGAGGCCCTGGACACCCGCTGGAGCCCGGAGAACTG GTTGCAGCCCACGGAGGAGCTCCCATTCCCGCCTCTGTACACCAAATGA